Genomic segment of Coffea arabica cultivar ET-39 chromosome 1e, Coffea Arabica ET-39 HiFi, whole genome shotgun sequence:
AGACTATTGGTAAGATTTTCGCAgccattcttgattttttagGCTGCTGAATGACACTTGTCCAATTTTAACCTTAGTGATTAGACGGTTTTAATTAGTAGGTTTTAGACTAATAAATAGTCCATTGATAAATCTAGTCAATTAATCAACGGGCTTCCTCAAAGGTGACATGGATAGTTTTGGTGTTATGTcattttgtactttttttttacttcCTTCGTTTAGTTTATTAGGCATCAGTTTTAACCGTTTGGTTGCATGACTATGTCATCAGTTTTAGGCAGGTGATAGGAGATGAAAACAAATGTCTTCTTCATCAGCAGTTAACGTTAGGTCTATTTGTTTCTCTAGCATAACTTGTAATGTTATTTAACTAGAGATGTATTCCTTTGATTAAATAAATTTGAGAATAAATTTCTCACTCATTTGCACAATTTACAACGTTTGGATGTGACAATTTCCAATTGCATATTGCCTattagattctttttttttttttcctgaaacTGGCCTATTAGATTCGATTGCCTTTGGTTTAATAGTAGATATTCATGGTTTCTCTATTTAAGTTCAAACTCAATCATGACGTTTGAGTTTGGCTTTTGTGGTCAAATATAATGAGTTTCTTGTTTTGTCTTTGATACGATGAATTATTAGGCAGATGACATGAAGTTAAAAGCTAGATCATTTTTATAAGTCCAGCAAGTGTAAAAGTGTTTTCCCATTCCTGCAGCTGGTATATGCTCCAGCCTAAATCGAATAATATTTGATTTCAAAAGTGAATTTGAACAGGACAATTTAGTACCCCATATAATTAACTTGAGATACTGCAATGACAAAGAAAGATTTAAAGATTGCATAATGAATATAGAAGGAAAGATGAATTTTACAAGATTTCAAACCTCAAATCTAGCATCAGCATCACTGTGAATTTTACATGATTACCGTATACTAGTCATAAACTATGAATTATGTATAAAACTAGTTCTTTGATCAGTTTAAACTAGTTATTTGATTAAGGTATACTAGTTTATAAAGGGctgataccaaaaaaaaaaaaaacctacacGTAGTGATGTTGATGCCATAAAAGCATCGTAGTTTTGCTAGATGATACAAAACTAACAAGGAAATACATCCAAAATGAAGACCAAGTCCACTTAAGAAGAAATCCATTACTATCTTGCCAACATGTACACTAACTCTATTGTCCTTTTGCTCTTActcaactactattgcaaacaTGTACACTAATCCTATTTTCCTTTTGCTCTTACTCAACTACTAGGGATGTTAGGTGTTAGCTTTAAGCTTTTAGATACCACCTAGAGAAGTTAACAACTAGAAACTAGCTTTAAGCTTTCAGATACCATCCTAGAGTTACCATAAGGTTGTTAGCTTTATGTGATGGTAGTTTTAAGCttacaagttaaaaaataaaaattagctTTAATTAATTAACCTTTCAGAAACCTTCCTATTTGTAGATTGGACacacaaaatgaaaaacaataaATGTGTAATTGACTTCAAAATATGGTTAATTcattgattatgtgtaattgaACCCAAAGTAGGATTTTATCATGATAACCTTCTAGACATATTATGATGATCAATGTACTCGGAAAATAAACTTTAGGAttgaacattaaaaaaaaaaaaaggttaattcACTTTTAGTCAGGATTGAACAGCCATTTTCAGTCTAATATAGTTCAAATGCATATTTATGTAATGAATTTAACTTTACAATTGagtacccccccccccccccccccccaaaaaaaaaaaagaggatgcCAAATTTAGTCTAGTTGACTTGTGCTGCATTATCCACTTTTAACATAAACTTGGTATCTCTCATTCAATAATTGCCTTATCTAATCTTATAAGATAAACTTGATATCTCTCATTCAATAATTGCATTATCTAATCTTTTAAGATAAACTTGATTCGTCTCACTCAAAACTGACCCTTACACTAGAAACGTCTCACTCAAAACTGATCCTTAATTATTTCATTAACCATGATAGACCTTTAATCATTTCATTAACTATTGTGACCCTTAGTCAATAGTCATTTCCTTAACTATTGTAGCATGCATGCTTAACATCTGTTAGACTGTAACTATAATAGCAGTTGGATGACAGGAATCAAATTATGGAAATGCAGGTGAATTTGGATGGATATGCAATTTCAACAGCCAATCTATGTCATACTTTTTAAGACGGCAAAGGAAGTAGATACATCAAAACATGTATTAACAAATGTTTTTTTTGAAGGTGCTATAATCAATTTTTGAAGACAACCATCTTATTGAATGtccatttttttatatattctgcaccgcacttttttttttttttttttgccttattATTGTATGTATTGGTAATTGGTTTACTAGTTATGTATTTGGTGAGGGACAATCATGTTGGAGTTTTCCAAAAACTTCATTTATTTCTTAAAGATCCATCTCAAAATCTTCATTGATTTCAAAGAAAAACAGCACAAATCTAGTTCCCTCGCACTTTTATTTACATGCATTTTATGTTTTCGAGTGAAAAatgtttctttatttttagtCAAGTTGGTTTACATATACTATATATAATCAAACTCCATTAAGAAGCAATTTAACAGCACATGATGGGAAAGATGAGTTCATCTAGCATGCGTCGTCCTCATTGAATTTTGAACCTTCTTGTGATAGAATCTCAGTTCTTTTCTCATTTATGGACTAGCacaaacaggaaaaaaaaaaaaaaaaaaaaaaaaactagtctgCATCCCATATATAGTTTTGCATCTCTACATATTGATATCATGACTTAAGTTGGctttaaagaaattaaaatctaaaatgacaaagataaagtaaataaatggtTAAGGATCAAAATACACTTTTTAGTGGTTAAGATTTCAGAACATACTTATCTGCTTAATTGGACACATAATACACAATGCTAGCACACACACATATGCATCAAAACCTTGAAGCATGGATGTGACATAgcggaaatttttttttttttgggtctagaTTAAGAAGGACCTGTCGACCCCATTGCTTACCTTTTAATTTTGGCTTTTATTTGTCTCAATTTGTTGGATTAATGGGTCTTAATTAAAAGTGGTCACAGGCTGAAAATGAACCTCCATTTGTCCCACTTTGTCCAATTCATTTCCCATGGCCACACGAGCACATGCAAATCTTTGTATGTAGAGCATACAGGAATAAAATGGTACTCTTTCCAAGAGCAATGCCATTTCTTTCTTTATCCAAGATTAGGACCTTAACCGTCTCTTCCAAGAGGAGCACAATACCTTAAACCGCCTGTCACCTACCTGTCATTTGCAAATTAATGGACCTTTTGTTGTTTCTCTATTGTTtaaaatcccttttttttttggacaaataTTGTTTAAAATCCTACCATTCGATTCCACTACTTAGTATATATAGGATATGAGATTTAAAACCTCTAGAACAATGCACATCACCATATGACCAAAGAAAATATACATGCATAAGCTATAGATAAGATGTTCATTATCTATAAAGAGTTGATGTTATTTGAAAGCTTGAATACCAGTCAAATTCATGGCTAAGATTTTCCTTATCAAGATAAGACTCACCGAATCGACCTGCGGATTAATCAATACATATGTACTTATACACTTAATTTGAAAGCTTTTTGCCATCATAATTTGATACTTCAAAGAAACTACAACTTCCTTATTCCCTACGGCATGGTGAGATTTAATACACACAGCCTCTACACCTCCAAACCCCCTCCCTCCATCCTCTCAACATCCAATCAAATACTGAAAATGACAAATATCtactagaattttttttttattatttcacaAATCAAGTTTTGGCTTTTCCTTCTCCTATTTCTTCCACCTTCTTTCTTCAATGTCTTCCAGCAAGACCAAACAAATGTTTAAGGTCATATTTACAGCTAATGGAGGATGTGGATGTGGGAAGCCAAAGCctaatgaagtaattgagccAAAACCAAAGGGTAAAGCCTCAAGCAATACACCTATTTATCACTCTTCTTCAAGCTCCTGGGATAGAGGAGGTGGTGGAAACTCCATCGATGATACTTCCACAACGTTAACACATTGTTCTGAGCAGGATCAATTCAATGTTCCAAGCAGCTCTAAAATGGTAAGTCCACTGCCCAAATTTGGTGATAGTGTTGCAGTTGTCAAGGAGTCTGACGACCCTTATCAAGATTTTCGCCAATCAATGCTACAAATGATTCTTGAGAAAGAAATCTACTCAAAAGATGATCTACAAGAGCTTCTCAGCTGCTTTCTTCGTCTTAATTCTCCTTCTCATCATGAAATCATTGT
This window contains:
- the LOC113705455 gene encoding uncharacterized protein — its product is MSSSKTKQMFKVIFTANGGCGCGKPKPNEVIEPKPKGKASSNTPIYHSSSSSWDRGGGGNSIDDTSTTLTHCSEQDQFNVPSSSKMVSPLPKFGDSVAVVKESDDPYQDFRQSMLQMILEKEIYSKDDLQELLSCFLRLNSPSHHEIIVNAFMDIWNGVVSEKSDPANKQKNQQQEIQCHGGINKLV